The Citrus sinensis cultivar Valencia sweet orange chromosome 4, DVS_A1.0, whole genome shotgun sequence DNA segment tattatttaaaaaagagaaCAATAATGATCAAACAAAGATGAAGCATTTGTAGAAACAGAAGCACATACAGTTGCGGTAGAATGAAACGTGCACCATCTTTGCGCGCCGCTGGTGCTACCCTCACTCTCTCCCCCTGTGCGATCTTTGTAAAAGCCTAAGCAAACGGCGTGAAGAGGCCGCGTCTTCTTATAACGACtgcttatatatatgtgtatgaTTTTGCAAAACCCTAACCCTAGTTGCATGAGCTCTTAATGTCAATGGGCTTTCGTTAAAAAGCGCTGGCCCATTCCATAACATTTTAATGAGCCCGTTTgggatatttatttatttattaaatatccatcaCGGAGAAAACACGCACGCTACTCGCAAACAATTTTGAGCTTGATTTATGATATGAATAAACTAATCCATAATTACTATTTTGTGATGTGATatagagaaaattataattatcatcAAGACTAttcattgaattaaaattatatatatatatatgatattgaATGGATGGGGAGTGTGCAAGTGTTGTTACAACAATACGTATGTATGATTTGAgagagaataataataataagtgaaCGAAATTgctaaaatgttaaaatttatctcCGAAAATATCCAGTTCTTCAACGTTGATGATAAATACAATTTATGAGGAGGAGAGATCATGGAATAACGAATAAATCATgaacatttttaaataaatagataagcaaaaacaaaaaggaatgTAATGATATTTCACCTCCATGTATCATCGTTTGTTGGATGCAAAGAAATGTGTTGATTATTACCTCAAATTCTCACTTCACTCCTCCGACTTTCcgtagtttttattttgatattcttCATTCTAATAATGctttaaatttaatctatCCAACTATTAATCAAATAACCAAATCTCACGCACATCCCTCCCGAAATCTCACACACATCTCTAACTCCCTCTTAacaaaaatctaatatttactACCATTGCATTCTAAAGTAAAGATTGACgtggtttttaatttaacccCGCAACTAACTCTTATCAATTAGTTCTCACGACACtatattaatatccaaaattaataattaaaaaaaagttagaaaaccTTGAAAAATCTAAgctgattttttcttttcttttttttttttggacttTGATTTATTCAAAGTATGCCATCAAATCAAAAcggattatttttttttcagaaaattctGACGGAAGGGGATAAAGACGAATGCCAAATCCAATCGGGCTCACAAcccaatccaaatccaatcggGCTCGTGATCAAAAGCCGAAAGGCCTCAAGCTTCTTGGTTGGCACTGGTTGTCACCTCTTGAGAACAATGAGAAGTGTTTCAGCAAATTTCGTTTGTCAAGTCAGTCTCACTCGGTCGGTCTTCACTCTTCATCTCCAAAAACCctaaaatagaaatttgaaaataccccaaaaaagaaaaatgcaagCCCTTCAACGGATAGTATCAAAAAAATCCATGACAAAAACAATCCGTTGTTATCCAATGACACCATCGATTCTGATAAGAGCCCTTTCGACGAAACCTCCCAAAGACGGGGACGAAGAATGGAACGACGCGTGGGAAACGGCCTGGCTGCCGGAAGACCTAACGCCAAAGAACCGAGCTTCGTGGGAAGAAGACGTGAATTTCGGGTCCGAAGAGATCGTTTTGTCGTCGGATGTCGATGCCGAGACGAAGGCGTTCGTGGAGGACATGAACGACAACTGGGACGAGAGGAggaacaacaacaacaacaaaggCAAAGACAAGCACCACGTCAACAGTAGTGTTGGTCTTGGTGCTGAGGGAAGTGGTGATAAGCTTTACAGCTTGGAGAGTATTAAAAAAGACTATAGATTGAAGAAACAGAGGATTCATGCTGCCTTGTGGTTGAAGGAGATTGAGAAACAAGAGGAAGCCAAGTTGGATACTCATGGCccccatcatcatcatcatgatATTGATCGATTGCTCGATACCTGCTCTGAGTAAtgctctttcttctttattcaTGTCTATTATATATACGTATATTTAATTGTTGTTCTGTTGTTCAGGTAACAAATTATTCAAAGAAATCTAATGAGTAATTTCATAAGTTGTAGTTTAAGGTGTGCTGACCTAGTGGTTCCGAATTGATTGCTTTGGAgtgttttgatttgatttggcAAAATCCAACgtgaaaaatatcaatttgatCAACTTTTGGAATCTGCATGCGCGCACGTTCCTGATCCTCATCTTTCATTTAAGTTGGGATGGTACTATGAGCAATTGACTTTAGATGTATTTCCAGTTGATCTTATTCTCTATTCTAAAAGTAATACTCCCtccattttaattgtttggaTTTTGTATGAAGCCACCTGTAAAGGCAGCAGCTGTTAGATAGCTAACTTCttgttgatttaaaaaatgcagGATTTTTGACTCCACCAATGATGATTTGGACAATGCAAAGATCCCAAGCTCTTCTGAGTTCAAAAATAAGCCTGACGGTTGGGAAACAACAGCAAAGGAACAAGACGGAAACGTATGGGAGATGTCACAAAGAGAAGAAGATATTCTCCTGCAAGAATTTGACCGTCGGATTGCATACTGCAAATTCCAGGTGTGTCAATCTTTATCCTAGACCCTACTCATACAGTGCTATTGGTGCTTGCAGTGTGGGTTGAAATTCTCAGTACTTTACTCTTGTAACCAGATTCTTCATTATTTGTCTTGCTAttgattcttattttttggttCTATAAATTTGTTGTGCAGATAGCTAGTTTCATTAAGACTCACATATTTAGTCGTCGGAGACCGATCGATGGGTGGAAATACATGATAGAGGAGATTGGACCAAATGCCAGGAAAGGGAAGGGTAGTGTTTCAAGGTTACCGGGTCTATCTGATCCCTCGACTCAACCGTTTAAGGAAGACAGGACTCCGATTAGCGGCAGTCTCACTCCCTCGAGAGGGAGGTAATTTGTTTCCTGTCTATCCTGAACCCAATTTTGTCCGGGTTGGAGATACTGCAGTAACAGCATTGATAGCCTATCCACTCTGGCAGAATTGGTACATTGGAGTGTTTTAATGTATAATCCCATACAGACAAtagaaaagattttattttctgaCAAAGCCTTAAAAGTCTGTTTGAAATCTGTCCTAAGTATGGGCTCTATTCCACGAATTAGAGCAGCAGATTTTATAAGCGTTTTAGGATATTTTGTGTTTTCACAAATGGGAAGAACTTGAGCCACGGAAGAATTCGATCGAAGGGAAATTACGGAGGGCACATCGAAGAACAGAAAATCATCTGAAATTGGggttggaaaaataaaaaaacgaAAACTTAATATTAACTAGATTtgcaaaaagataaataaataaatctgcCAACAGTTTTCTCAGGATATTAACAATCCTCAAGTCAAAATGCACTATTTCGACCATGCCCTTTCCTACACTCTCTTCTTTATCTCTCAACCTATCTGCCAACTTGTGACCTACAACGAACGGTAAAAAGCTCCACTGAACGGctcagaaaaaaaatttacagctTCGAATAGAGAGGAAGAAGGTCAGCATTGATGGTGTCAGTCAAGTCTGCCTTCTTACAGGAAAAATAAGGAAGCACCGGCCACTAATGTGAACTTCGGATGTTGTACCGCTCACATATTTTGGCTCCATTTTCACTCCACCACTTCTCTGCTTCTTGTTCTGTGAAATGCTTCCGACTGCGAAACAACATTTAAATGTCCATTAACATTGATGAGTAAGGCTAGTTCAGAGCAATAAGAACGTCAAATATAACTGAAAGCAATATTAAGGCGAGTATTAAACACATCAAGTCCTAAAATCTAAAAGATCATATGGCCTTTGATTTTCAATTAAGTACaatgtttacttttcttgatttcataaatcaagGATGGCCATTAGGGTACCTGAAGCGAACGCGCTTGACTTCATTACCACCACCTGGCAAGGTAGATAAAGTGATGTACACCCCAGATTCAGCTTGCACCATCCGCTCTTTCCTTTCTGTTTGTACCTTGGTTCCATGAGATAAGTTCTGCTGAGCTGAATTGCTATTGGACTCACTTGCAGGAGCTGTTGTGCTTGTTTTCTGGCTCTCAGTTGAATATGTTGTTCGAACACCAGACGGGTGTCTGGCAGTAGAACCTGAAGTGAAGCTGGGACTCGCTCCTTCCGGTGATTTTTCAGCCATCTTTTTCAACTGTAATACATGAGATAAGTTCTGCTGAGCTGAATTGCTATTGGACTCACTTGCAGGAGctgttgtgtttgttttctggCTCTCAGTTGAATATGTTGTTCGAACACCAGACGGGTGTCTGGCAGTAGAACCTGAAGTGAAGCTGGGGCTCGCTCCTTCCGGTGATTTTTCAGCCCTCTGTTTTATATGTTATGTATCTGATAATTTCTGCTGAGCTGAATTGCTATTGGTCTCACTGGCAGGAGctgttgtgtttgttttctggCTCTCAGTTGAATATGTTGTTCGAACACCAGACGGGTGTCTGGCAGTAGAACCTGAAGTGAAGCTGGGACTCGCTCCTTCCGGTGATTTTTCAGCCATCTTTTTCAACTGTAATACAAATCAACCATTCAAAATCAGAGAAAATAACCAATTGAAAGCAATATGAAGAATTGGATGTTGTAGTTTTGACACTCTTAGTTGTTTCATTTACTAGTCAGAGAACACAATCACATTCACTGCATAATTTCACTGGTATGGAAATGAACTACACATATTTGTACGCTAAGATTTGCAGAACATCCTTCTCTTGCAAATCCATTACATGTGTTGCCGAAGTAG contains these protein-coding regions:
- the LOC102624791 gene encoding protein GAMETE CELL DEFECTIVE 1, mitochondrial, with the translated sequence MQALQRIVSKKSMTKTIRCYPMTPSILIRALSTKPPKDGDEEWNDAWETAWLPEDLTPKNRASWEEDVNFGSEEIVLSSDVDAETKAFVEDMNDNWDERRNNNNNKGKDKHHVNSSVGLGAEGSGDKLYSLESIKKDYRLKKQRIHAALWLKEIEKQEEAKLDTHGPHHHHHDIDRLLDTCSEIFDSTNDDLDNAKIPSSSEFKNKPDGWETTAKEQDGNVWEMSQREEDILLQEFDRRIAYCKFQIASFIKTHIFSRRRPIDGWKYMIEEIGPNARKGKGSVSRLPGLSDPSTQPFKEDRTPISGSLTPSRGR